The sequence ggaccatccgatctatCATGGGCTTAAGTTCAGACCATCCGAACTCTCCGAGCCCAATTAAGCCCACTAACCATTTTTGGGTATTCTGGATTTGATTTCTTGGTCCGTTAGATTAtataaaaatcccttaatcatgatttattaaattaaacatgattaacaaATTAATCTTGCAAAATGAaaacgggctactacatgtatACATGGTTGAAGTTTTCCCTGACCAGTAGACATTCCTCAAAAAATCGACAAAAGAACTAATTTCACTCAAGGGAAAAAAATTTAACGCAGCTCCTGTACAATGTCCTTCAACTAAGATCGCAACCTCTCTCTAGATACCAATTGTTGTAACTCAAACAAAAAACAAGgaaacaaaaaaagaaaaaatatgaaCGCAAGAACACCGATTTACTTGGTTCAGATTATAAACATTCCTACATCCAAGATTTTGGGCAACACCACAATTGAATTCACTATCACTAAAGGATCCGTTTGGAGTGAGTGATAAGATAGATAATATAgagataagtaatatattgtaataaaaaataaataaaaaaagatagttaatataaaatttgatttgattgatagattatggtttGTTTGATTTAATtggttatattttatataaaaatagtaaattatcattttatccttttaataattaataaaatataaataatattatttatgaagggtaatatagtaatttaaactTAACGATTtaattgatgaaaaaatataaataattaatgatttgattgatgtgataataattaaaatatggataaataatatagcAAAAAAAACGTGAGACTAGATAAGATTATtaatacatagattaataatccCGGACTTCAAACAGACCCAAAGAGTAATACAATTGTTCAATTCTCATAGGAGCAAGTTAACAAGTTAATTAACAGAGATGCATAATAATCAAGATTCATATACGCAGCTCAAACTCCCCATGAACTCGAATCGATGAGATCTTGCAGACAAAAGAGTTTCAAAGCTTATGTCCTGTTGCGGAGAATACGATTCCCAGAAGAAGAAAGGTGATATGTTTCTTAACCAACTCACTTAACTAACCTATTGCTTAAAATAATCCACCTTTAAGGTATGTTAGTCATTGGATCAAGATTTTAAGACTTGAAATAATCTGAACCACTCAATTTATCGGGGATAACACATATTTTGGTCTTTATTGTTTgtcgtttttttttcaaaatggtcCCTCTTTTTTTTCGGTCGGCCAAATTGTTCACTAAAGTTTTGTAATGTTTCCTAAATTCGTCCCTTCCGTCATCTCGATGTTAAAAACTAATAGATAAAAAGTCTATCTCTAGGTAATTAAATACCCATTTTGATCCCTCCTGTTTTCCGTTTTTACCCAAACTAGTCCTTCTATTTTTTATTGCTATAAAAAATGATCTCTAATATTTCGTAATCATTCTCAAATGATCCCTACCATATATTGTAATTTTACCCAGCTATTGAGTGAACTATTTAAGATATTATAAGGTGCGTGTCTAAATAAACTACTTAATAAATACAcatcaatataaaaaatattttataaaatcacATCGACTGATACTCACTAAAATTTGAGGGTCCCTGAGCCCAAAAAATTAATTCCGGAGTGAACttgaaatcaagaaaataatgTTAGAGTGGGCCGGGAGAATGTTTCGGCATAGCCCATCCAACGCTCAAATAAAAAGAGATGAGCTAGGAACTccacaaaattaaaataataggtTGCAAGTGAAATGAGCAAACACAGTATTTATAGGAAGAGATGTAGGAAACCAACCAATCTCTCTCCTTCCACCACTTACTCTCATGGGCTGAATTTACTACTTTGAGCTGGATCCGACACTTAATTCTTGGCTATGGACTCGAACTGGACCTAAGAATGTGATGAGATCACTCGTAGGTATCACCGACAAAGATAAAACATTAGCCAAATGCAAACAATAATTTAAGGTTCATATTCGCTAATATGGTATTTTCCAACaaatttttcatggattttCATATTAAATCACAAGTTTTaacatttttcttcaaaaacttATTTACGATAATACaatatgtattaatttttgaattaaataactGTTGAGATTAATTAAGAATTAACTGACTTAAATgcaaatgatttaaaaaatattattcgaaGAGAAAGAATGTATAATTTAACAGTAACTCACAATTAGAAGAATCGGATTACTATGCTACACAGTGGTGCAGTGTTTCGattataaaataaacaaattaatgcCAATAACATTAACTTACCTTAAATGAATCGTTGATATGCTTCGAATAGTGTCTTTTGACTTCGTTGTTCTCACTATTTGGTCCATCCGTCCAAGGACCTCAATTTGGAGAAAATCATTTTCAAATACAGTTTTAGAAGATTTAAAGGGGGATGGGTGAATCTCCATTAGATTTTAGTGGGTAGATTACGAGAGAGATCAAATTGGGATAATTACGGAACACCGTGGATTATTTTGGCGACCTGAACAGAAGAtgaattaatttgggaataataACGAACAAGAGAGATCAAAATGTGTATTAACCCATATCAAAAGATTCAAGGGAGAGACATACCCtatctccattattttttttattttttaacgcAAAGATGAGGGCAGACATCGAATTGAGAATAATTAGAAAACATTAGTGATCATTTCGGAACTAAAACAAAGGAACTATTTTGAgaaaactcaaaaaaaaaataaaaaataaaaaaaattggacaTTAAACCCAATTCATGGTATTGTTAATCAGCATCATCATCATTATAAATAGATTAAATGGGGAATACGGATTGGGCGGTGTTCTTGCAACATGGCTGGTTTAGGAAAAGCTTCATCCCCAATAGCCCTTCGTCTCCTCTCTTTCTTCTTCGTCGTTCCTTTTCCATCTTCTTCCCACACCTCTTCCAATACAGGACCCAGAATTTGCTCCATCTGGGCCCGACCCATTTGTGCCACCACAGTTGATCGGATTCTGCTAAACAGAAAATCCGATAAATAATTTCACGATCCCTATGTTATTTTGACAGGTGCTCACAGTTTCTTGATATTTATTTACCTTCGTTTCTTCATACGCGTGTATGATTGATTATTATGTTGCTTTATTCTTTTTGTCTTGATTATGTCATGCAAACATGGCTTCATTATGTGCATGCCTTTTTTCTTCCTTTTTGGAAACTTTTTGCCACCCTTTTCTTCCCTGTTGaatcacaatttttgttacAGTTAATGTAACCCATTGTTTCTCTTTCCATAATGTAATAAATCCAGCAAAAAGTTGCGCTTTGATTGCGCTATTAGTCTCCTCTTTTTGCATCTGACGGCCAAAGAGTTGGACTTTTTTTCCTTTTGGGTTTAAAGAATATGTTGAGGCATTTAAGAGAGGAAAAATAGATAAAGATCGAGTTTTGAGTTATTTCATTTGAGGAACAAAGCATGAGTTCGTGTAATGATTgggataaatattttattatcaatttgcTAATCCTTTTCTTTGTCGTTTGGATTGGTGGGAGAATCTGACTTCCCATATTTAGtttagtttatgatgagatTAAGGCACAAGAAATGCATCCCTTCTTGTGCCTCTCACCAAAGAGTAAGCTTCTCATTTTCATTCTTCAAATTCCATTCAAGTCGGTTGTTCCTTTTTAACTGATTGATTCTTTCACCGTGGAATCAAGAAAGCGAATTTTGATGATACCCATTCTTGTGGATTTTCTTCTGAAAAAAATCTATGCCAGTGTCCCATTACGAATTACACGGTTGCCGTTTCTATTGGATTATATCTTCTTCGAGTTCAGTGTTTCATACCTGTTGTTCTCTCAAATACAAATTCTATAGTTCAAGTACCTTGATTCAAGGGCAGGAAAATGGGAATACGATCAAAAGATTGCTTTGTTCTATTATTCCTGCGCTACCTAAGCAGCCTATGTTGGAGTCTGTCTATTACTTTTAGGCACTGATATTTTTCCTTTATGGGCAAAATTTAGAGGTATTTTCCGGAATTATGTCTTCTAATAGAACAGAAATAATCATCCTAGAGTTTTAATGCTTTTTCTGTGAAATAAAGTTTGAGCTTAAGCTACTTAAGGTGAAATCAACGCTAGTTAGTATACTTTCTTTTTGCTTGAGGTGAAATACATCAGTTCGTTATCACTAGCCAATAGGCTTTTCTCTCATGGCTTTCTTCGTTCATGGTTCGATATTCTGGTGTCCTAGGCGTAGAGGAACCACACCTTAAGCTACTTAAGGTGAAATCAACTCTAGTTACTATACTTTCTGTTTGCTTGAGGTGAAATACATCAGTTCGATACCAGTTATTGTTATTACATTTATTTCCCtgtaaagaaataaataaattataaacttTAGCTGATTGAGGCTAGTTATAAGAAATGATCTTGCTCTTACACAGTTGTTTATTACAAATGTATTCTGTTTTAAGAGGTATTTTATACCATTTCGATATGGATCACTGTTGTTATGATCcaggaaaaaaattatttattttgtatggAATACAGACTATCATCATTGGAGTTATGTTTCTTCTGTGTTAAGAAATTTGGCATGCACTATTTCGGCCTGTATTTAGTTCTCATGGAAGTTTATTTCAGGTTGATGAAGATGAGCTTTGCTGGTATGTAACGAGGCAAAATGAAAAACCGGCACGGTCGCATATTTCTGCTCACATAATATCGCAATTAGCTCAATGCTTCGGTGAGAGGAAATTACTGATACCATTTTCTGTACTCCCTCCTCTATTTGTACATAAATGATAAATTGATTAGCAGATTACACACATGCTTGCTATGGTTATAGGATCGAACATTTACACTGTATGAGAAGGTCTAGTTAGTGGTTGTGGCACAGCCTAAAACCTTTAAACGGTACAATAGCCTAAGTGCTATGTTTGAACTTCTCTTCCATTGAAAGCAATTGTTGCTTCCAAAAATATTCCATTCGTTATATCTCAACAAGTTTTTGTTGCTAACGGGGGCAACACTTCCTATTTATTACATCCTGATAAGCTTTTTTTGTTTGTAGCTAATGCTATGGTTGGACCGCGAGCTTGGATAGGAGGATTTTTCAGTCGTGCCAACAATAAAAAATTTGGGAGTGACAAATATCTAGACTACAAATTATGTCCTATTCAGGTTAATGGAacacttaattatattttttggttTGCATCTGTTGTGAAAGCAAAAATGTAAAGTAAAATCGATGTTGACTAATTATATCTGCACTTTCTCAGGCAGGAAAAATCTATCAACTTACGAAATAGTTTATAGATGTGGCCGattaaaacaaaatcaaaaatggATGAATATATTAAACAGACATATATACTAAAGCATATTGCTACTGTGTTTCTTTCACGTTTTGGATCCTTCAGATTTGAATGTGAGAACAtaatttgagatatgaactttTGATGATATCAGACTGGGAAACCATTACAGTCATTGATGCAAAAGCTAGAAAGTGGATTTGAAGTTTAAATTATTCTAAATTTATATTAGTAGATTTATATATTGCATTtgcaatttttaaataattaatcaaaaaatTCTTTCGGTGTTTTCTCTAATAGAATCCAATGACCAAAAATAGGATATACCATAAGCGCTTACATCCTTATCTTGGCTCCTTTAATATTTGTTTCTTCATACTTGGGACAAAACTTAATTGGTCACCTTGTTTAGTATGAAGTTGACAGCAAAGGAGTTTGGAACAAGTAGGTTTCTACTTGTCCAACTCGCAAATTTCCAGTTAATCCGTTTCAATTTGCCTGACTCATATATCTGAATTCTTACAGGAGCAAAGGTTGCGAAGACTTCAAGAACGACTAGGAGTACCTTTTGACGAGACTCGCATTGATCATCAAGTACATTCATCTCATTTGAGTTTCCATTCAACATATAAAAGTTGGGGCGATTTTAAGTATGTCTACATCTTATTGGGTCACCATGTTTGTAATATAATCATTCTCAGGAAGCTCTCCAAGCTCTATGGGATATTTCCTTTCCAAATGTTAAGCTTAAAGGTTTGATCTCCGAGCAATGGAAAGATATGGGCTGGCAAGGAGCTAATCCATCAACTGACTTCAGGTGCACTTCTAAAAATATTATCTCCTGTGAAAAAACTATAGATTTTGGCGGAAAATATTCTGGCGAATTTGGGTTAATATGAATtacaacattttaaaaaaaatgggttAAAACGAATTTGGGTGGGTGTTCTTCCCCAACTTCTGAAAAAAATTGAACATGGACAGTAAGCAATTAATCAACACCGTAATGAAAAAAGTCTTGCATCAATATATACAAATTATACAATATGGGTTTATAAAGAATTTATGAGAAGGTGTTAATAATAGAAGTGTTTTTGTTAATCCTATTTTCTTGATGGTTTAACAGGAAATCATGTGTTGAGGGGACAAGTGTTTTTGTTAATCCTATCTTTCTTTATGGTTTAACAGGAAATCATGTGTTGAGGGgacaaaaaaaaacagaaatctTTTGTAAAATGTATAGAAGACAAAAAGAACAACTCAAAAATTACATCAACTATCTCCTCAATTGTAGTGGCTCCTCTCTCTTCAGATGGGCATTGGTTCATTTGTTGCACTTTTTAATGTCATGTTTGTGGCTCCATTGCTTACCTCCATTGATATTTGTACAgacttttaatatttttataggcTTTAATATATAATCCCAAGACCTTGAATGAATCGAGATGTGATGGAGAGGCGTATAAAACCTGAGGGAAGAAAGGGCTGTCATTATTTCGGTTATGTTCCGAGTCTTTAATTAGTTTTCGCAAGGGAGATGCTAGCATTTCTCCTAAGTTTTTTGTGCACAGAGCTTGTCTGTGGGAAATCATCTGTATTGAATTTGCAGTGTAATTGCAGTTATTAAATTGTCGCCATAACAATATTACATTTTAGTTTCTACTAAACATTGATAATAAGGCTGGAGTTCTAGGTTTAAGAACTTGAAACTGTTTATTGTTAGTGTCACAAAATGTTTCAAAATATAATTGAATAAGAGGGTCGGGGAATTACTACTGTGTCTATCTTGTTGATGTTATGCTCATTAAAGTTGTTATTTACATCTGATATCTCAATTTTATGGTCTCATCATGCTTACTTGTTGGATCAGGGGATGCGGCTTCCTTTCACTTGAGAACTTGTTATTTTTCGCCAGAACATATCCGGTATGACTGATGCGCTGCTGCCACCTAGAGCAAGTATTTATCTGGATGATATGTTCTTTGGTTCTTCGCTACACTGAAACCGTGATGTTTTTTACTGATACGGCAATGTTTGAAGGTTCCTTTTCGTAGGTTACTTCTGAAGAAGGGTGGCAAGCGCGCAAAATGGGAGTATCCCTTTGCTGTTGCCGGCATTAATGTTTCGTTTATGTTGATTCAAATGCTGGACTTATACTCAGGTTCATTCAGTGCCACAACTTCAGTTTGTGATATTCAATTTGACAAACTCTTTTTAGCCAGCACTTAAAAGAGATAAAAAGGTGATTTTACTGTCCTTGTTTTGTTTGCAGAAAAACCAAAATGTCTTCCGGGGCTTAATTTTGTTAAATTATTAGGAGGTAATGTGATATAGTACGAAGAATCTCCACTTCCCAACTGGTGGCATCTATCACCTTTTCTCGTTTGTGAATATACATTTGAATCTCAAAACTGCAGAAAATGAAGAAGCATTTGATATCCTCTTTTGTTTAGCGTTTGCGATGATGGACGCGCAGTGGCTTGCCATGCGAGCTTCATATATGGAATTCAATGTACCCTTTCTATCTCTCATTCTCCGTCTTTGCACTAACATCAGCTGCATGCTAAGATCAGGTTGACATCTTGTAAACTTCACGAAAGTAAATTTAGGTTTCAGCTATAATTGTCATTTTGGCAAATTTTCTAATCTtgaacccatgaaaaataatagATTTCAGACAAGCATGCCAATGCACTAGTTTTGCATTTTCAGAACATTCTCGCTTTCACAGGATATCTGTTGAACCTGGTTCGGCCCTGGACTACTCTTTACCTACAGCATAGAAGCCAAACTTATCGATATAAAACAACCCCAGTATTCCTCCATAACCATTCAaatctaataatttttttcattttccttATCGTTTTCGATTGTTCAGGAGGTTCTTCAAGTAACAAGAACACAATTGGAGAGGGAGTTTGCTTTAGAAGATGTCCACAGAATACAGGATATACCAGCTTATAACCTCTTGTACCAGTAGCTTATGTCTATCTCAGAATTGGAGTGTGCAGAGTTATGTAATTAAAATCTTCACTTACATGATTTTGCATTTTAATTATTCTATGTTCATTAAATTACAAGTATAGTTgctgtttttttctttttattgttatttggcATGCGTCACATAAACA comes from Henckelia pumila isolate YLH828 chromosome 4, ASM3356847v2, whole genome shotgun sequence and encodes:
- the LOC140865076 gene encoding uncharacterized protein isoform X2 codes for the protein MVGPRAWIGGFFSRANNKKFGSDKYLDYKLCPIQEQRLRRLQERLGVPFDETRIDHQEALQALWDISFPNVKLKGLISEQWKDMGWQGANPSTDFRGCGFLSLENLLFFARTYPVPFRRLLLKKGGKRAKWEYPFAVAGINVSFMLIQMLDLYSEKPKCLPGLNFVKLLGAFAMMDAQWLAMRASYMEFNEVLQVTRTQLEREFALEDVHRIQDIPAYNLLYQ
- the LOC140865076 gene encoding uncharacterized protein isoform X1, which codes for MVGPRAWIGGFFSRANNKKFGSDKYLDYKLCPIQEQRLRRLQERLGVPFDETRIDHQEALQALWDISFPNVKLKGLISEQWKDMGWQGANPSTDFRGCGFLSLENLLFFARTYPVPFRRLLLKKGGKRAKWEYPFAVAGINVSFMLIQMLDLYSEKPKCLPGLNFVKLLGENEEAFDILFCLAFAMMDAQWLAMRASYMEFNEVLQVTRTQLEREFALEDVHRIQDIPAYNLLYQ